The DNA region tgataaaaaaattttctccctTTTTAAAAGAAGTCCAATGGAGCTCACTACTAAAAGGATGAACTAAATTGCAAAAACTGCCGTGACTTTAACCTCTTTCAAGTAACAATATCCTCCGCATCAAAGGGTGGTCAGTGACGTCCTTTGTAAAGTCGTAAAAGCATGCTTCGGGCATTTCTAACggtaaaaaaacaacttttgagGACGCTGCAATATCGTTCTCGGTGACAATCGTTCGTATATCAAGATTACGAAGAGCCAGCTTTTTATAACAGTACTTTCacagacttgaaaacaaataacaaagctTGTTTCTATGTGTAATGTCTCAATCTTACCCCGAAAGCATGTTTAGTTAATCAGGGTTAAGGGGaataaaaaggaacaaaagaaagttaagCTAAAACCTGAAGTTTACTTTTTGTTCAATTACTTACTTATTTTAATTCTCAGTgtgcaaaatttgaagttgaCCACACCAGTTTTAAACCGTGAttcacaaaacagctttaaaacgaTTTTAGCCTAGGAGTGAATGGGGTGTAATTTGCTACAAAACGGATTCCCACAGTTAACAACAGGTATGCATGTTGTTTGACGCGGGTTCTGAAAAAAAGGCTCACAAcgaaaaacttaaatttttctaaACGAGAATCAAAAGAGCTGGTGATACACGAGGCCATTTCATACTCTGGTCGCGGCAGTCGGCGAAAATCTCCTGTAACCAGTTGTTTAAAGAATGGATAACGCTctccaacggataaatcgctatccagcggataggTGTTAGCAAAACCTTTTGcgttatccagtggatagcgttatccaccctctAAACAACCGATGATCAGAACAGCGATAGTGATTTTCGCCACTTCCGCCCGCCGCGGTCGGCGTTTTAATTCTCATTGTATGACTCGCCAGATATCGATGTTAAATTCGCCGGCTATTACGTAATGTGACTGACCTACCAATTTTCTTCGCTCATCGCTGTGAATCACCCGTAAAGGTTGAGCACGTTTATCGCATAGGAGAGAGTTTAAGATCCACGTTTATTTCTTATAGCGTGTAACCGCAAACCGCTAGAAGTCACGTGACCAGACTGTAGCCGTCACGTTTGCCGTTCGCGGTCCAGTCAGTTTCTATAAATATATGTGATTTgaggtattttctttttagccCCTTTGTTTGGGACGTAGAAAAGCAAACTTTAGGCCGCATTCTGTGTTCGAAATGAAGGACTTACATCCTGTCTGTAATTTAAGATAACGGCGAACagtttaattttacttttgtttgaaATGGTACTTCCGATTTTGGGATaggtgagcatttttttttgtatgtctCCATTTCGTTGGCCGCTTGTCGAACAAGACTTGTGTGAAAATCCGACATCGATCTAAAACGCTGAAAATCTCGAAACTTCTAACTCCTACCCTCAAACCGCTAGCTGCGGTTTTAGATTCGCGGTTAACACAAACTGTCAGCCTGCCTTACTCCTTCATGTATGGGGCCCACTGTGCCAACTTCTTTCATCGGGAACTGCTCTCTTTGTGAGTCTTTATTTATGTCCTGGGTTGGAATCCGAGGGAAGATCGAGGGATTTtagggggatcacatggttatCACGGGGATCAGTGCGGTCTTCGCTAACAGAACATAAAGAGGGGACTATGGGAAATTACGGCCATCAATGACAGATCCTTAAAATATTACACGGCTTCAGTGGgaatcaagtaaattttgtcaCGACACAATCAAAATCTTCCGACCTCCtagcccctcccccccccatcaaaataaattaatttcctGTCCCCcagtaaaaagtaaacaaactcaATGAATGCTAGATTGCAATGTAAGATTTCAAATTCGTTTAAagggcaaaacaaaataaaacgatCTCAGTTTAAGACATAATTATAATTCTGGGCATGTAGAATAAGTAGGTTACTTAAACTAAGAATCTCAGAATCTCAGAAAAAGGCTATGGAGGATAAACCATAAGGCTGAATATTTCAATACTGATATCCAAATGTAAATCTCTTTGAAGCATCTATTTActttcaaaacaataataacaataacttCATAATCagaaattaaacaataaaatgcatgaaaaataGTCGTGTTTCAACGCTATTTTCTACtaatgaaatataaattatatttgaatGCGAATAACTCGATAATTATTTGCGTCCGAATATTGAAAATATCCGGCATTCACAGCAGGATCTGATATCTTGTTCATAATCTTCCCATTCCTCCATGTAAACATTAATTCCTAATAATTGGCTCAGAGCATCATCTCTCTCGAAGTCTCCAGTAAAGCGAAGAAATGTGAACTGTACGTAACGCTGCACACATCTTCCAATGGCTCGAAAACACAAATGATCGGAATTGTCACAAATGACTTCGTTGATAAAGGGCGGGAACACTTTTGATGGAAGTCTTGTGGTTGCGGCACACTCTGTACAGAGGCGTCTTAAGTTAGTGTTATCCACGGTTGAGCCTCGACCCCAGCAGCCGCGCAGGGTGGAGCCTGGGCTCAAGGATGTCATCCGTTTCTGTCTCAACCGGTCTCCTTCCTCCTCACCTACTTCTGGCTCATCCAAAATGCGGCTCAAATCATTGTCAGAGGGGTCTTGCTGAATTTGGCGTGGCCGATGATCAGGTGGGGCCTCAGATGACGTAGCGGGTTGTACAGGAAGCTCGTCTGCAACAGCTAGATCCTGAAATCTGCAAGAATCTGTCTTGTTTATGGCCATGTATCGTGGGTTGAAACCCCCGCCAGTGATACGAAGCTTGCTCATTAACTGGGTTTCATTGAGGCGAACGCATAGTTGATGACTCCGGAGTAACCTTCCACGATATTTAGGAACTGAATCGACGATGCGAGTGcaatctttttcttgaattttaggCCTTGATGTTATTAAAGGTTTACGTGATGTTCTTGTTCGGCGTTGACGCAAAATTCGAGTCCTTCCACTAGAAGTCGGAAGCGTAGCCAAGACGACAATCATAAGCAAGACTAGTGACATTATCTGTTTAGAAATGCGATAAAATGGAAGAATATTccataagaaaaaatgaattaaccatcaaaattgacaaaaatCTGAAATTAGTGACGGATCCTCGTAGATGGTCTGCAATCAGACTGAAGAAATTAcaggaaaagaaatcttgaaaaattgtGGCTGTAACAGAGTTCGAATCCGTTGTCTCCCAAACAGTAGTTGGGCCTTTCTGCCAACTCAGCTAAGAAGCCACTGTTATCTAAGTTGTGGAGTGTTTCTAAATTATAGTTTGTAAAGGACAACAGCAAATAGTTGCGGCCAAAATCTTACCCTATTTTTCTAATATACAGCCAAGCAACTTAGGCTCCATATAAGTAAAATTTTCACCTTCGGTTTCACAGGTATCTCCATGCTTCTCTAGACTGGCTGGCTAACTTCTCCAACACTTGTCTAACcttaaagaaaatcaataataCTGAGTTTAATCTGTCATCTTTACACGTTACCTCTCGTAAGTGGGTTaaatttaattgcaaacaaagagaaagactGATTAAAAAAGCCAGCTGTTTGGCAGCCATTATTAGGGGGAAAATGCTATGTCGACTACAATTTTTGGATAACAATTGCCGCCTTGACAGGGTTCGTGTTTATCCAAGGCTTTTTAGCTGACAAGTGAACTTCGATTAATATTTCAACTGAATTTAAACCGTCGgtctgtgttttttttcttaacatcAGTTTTTCGCGAGCGAAATCAGTTCGTGGTATACTAATCTTGGCTGTCATGCTTGTTGACGTTGGTGTTGGCTGATGTATAAATTGGCTTGCGTGGAAATGTTCACAAGTGTTCATTGTTTGATCGGATGGCGCAACTGTTTGTAAACTCTTTAAGAAAGTTAGAAACAGTTGGACTCGTGTGACAGATTTTAAGTGGAACCCTCTGTTCTCTCATCTTGAAAAACAAATCACCTATGCAATCAGGAAGGCAACGCCGCGGAGGAAGTCGATtaacaaatgaatttttaattttagttagaATTTTGAGAACAGCTGGATGTGTCACCGTCTCTTACGGCGCCATATATATCAACTCTGCCATAACGTCAAGTTCCAAGTAACAACTTAAATTATTTACCGCCGTGGTTTTCTTTCTGGGACCACGCAGATTTTGGTGACTTCACGTcaagttgttttgcagaggacggctatAAATGTACAGCATTGTGTTAAACCGCTCGTGCTGcgctattgttctgccaattagatctttttttttgttgtgtcCTCGTTTACCGTCGCcgtcttgttttgcttttgactCGTGACTTCTGACAAAACATATATATGTCACGCTTCCGTTTGGCCTGTTTGTTAAGCCATCAAAcgaagttattattattattttttttacttttaagttgATATTTTCAGGTTTCCGATAGAGAGTCATAACCGCTGTTCAATATAAGATATAGACATTTGCAGTTATTTCTCAATCGGCATTAAACTTTCCTTGAGAAAGTGACAAAGTATAGTGGTAAGCTTTTCATGGAGCGGAATTTCAACAGCAGAACGCGGAGGAAtccagaatttctttaaaaagagaAGCTTCATATAAACCGTATACAAGTCTTTACAAAAGCGCTTAGACATATCTTAATACTCCGACgtaacacaaacaaaaactttctcgattaagaatattaaagatataaaaaacatgttttactCTCGTCCTAAGAAGAAAAATCATGATTGACAATACCTattataaacaaattaatagcgaatttatgttttttaagcAAAACTCAATCAAAGAAGTATACATTTTGGATTGAAGTTATGTTAGAGAGTTTTCTTGCTACACCCAAACTTTGCAGTCgtcaaaaaataaactttgtcGCTGCTGGTGTGAGGTCAGTGTAGTATATATGCATCAACGACTAAAACTTATAAAATCAGATAGATATAAAGAACAAGTAAATTTATAACCAAGCATAACTCCCGTGGCCTACCTTTTTAAAAGCAACTAAGGCCTCAGTCTGTTCAGATCGCTTTTCTATTGTTCAGCTCTGCAGTCGTTCTAATCTTTTGTGAGTATAACGAACTCTTTTTAACCAGTCAAGGCGGAAAAAGCAGAAAGCAATATCTTTGTCTCGAaatattttcttctccttttgtggctttatgaataaataataatagcCTTTAGCCTAATACTTGTTTTGCATAATAATGAAGCTTTATTGCTAGCTACCTGTGTACTTCCTGTTACTGCTTTCACCGGCCAAAAGGGCCGACAGAACTCTAGAAGTTTAccaaaaaaggagaaataaaaatatagatGAGCAGGTTTGCTATTATAAttcgttttttctttgttaattctCGCAAGTTCGGATTTCACCATAGTTAGGTTGCTACAAGTTATGATGCAAAACGGCGTATAACGTTTTCAATCGATCTTTTTGTCAATAGCATATTTGTAGCTTGTCATAAGGATATCAGACATCAGCACTGTATATTTTGTGTAAGTGGTGGATTCTCTGGGTAATATTAGGTTTATTTTTGCATTATAAATCAATCATAAGTAGAAAACTGACAAAATCCATCAGCAACTGATTGACGGCTAGTGAACAAAAGAAACCTTGATCCTAACCTTAGACTggaaaaaatattagttttaaGACTTAAATAATGGGGGAAAATATTCTCTTAGAAATCACActtttaattaaattgaaaattcctCCTTTGACTCGTAAAAGTTCGGTGTACTTCTTTGTTCTTCGATTGTTATGACGTTGGTGTAAAGTTGTAAGATCTATCGCTCACAACTTCCGTTGTTTCCACGCAAGAGTATTTCCCTAGGAAGAAGTAAAAGATGTGGgcgaaaataaagcaaaatattttaaaaaaatagaacgGAAACTGGCAAACTGTGGAAAACGATCATTCATTGAAGAGAATCAAGGCATCCGCGAAACTAATTTTGCGTACTCTGGAATTGTACACTTTCGTCGACAAAGTAATTGTCCATCAAAGAGTATGACGAAAGCGTAAATTTAAAGTTTGTAGACTGAGgcaatatttgaataacaacTTGAAACTGTGACCTTCTGTCTCCTAGAAACAGTAAGCAAATATCTGATTGTTTATTGCTTCTACTTAAAGTTAGTCATGCAATGACGTCATGGTTCAGTGTGGTTATTTTGGCACTCGCCCTAATGACGCACAAGGTAAGAGCCAGATCATCACTTAAAGAACAATAATCTAATACATAAAGGCGAAAATATTAATGTAATTGGATTATACTGAGTTATAAAGCGGTCACAACATGGTATTATAAATCTAGCGCGTAGGCCACGGGATTTTACCGAGTTGATATTAAGATCCAAGTGTTTCAGAAAGGAAAGAGAACTACTTTGCCGAAAAGTCGGAACCAAACTAATTTAGGAAGCAAATCAATGGCCCATGAAAACAGCTGATCACAGCCCGCCAGTATActgagctgaattttttttaagtaacatTTGTTCATCAGTCCAAGATATTTCTGATCAAGGAAAAGATATTTCTGTTTAGagcatttttcttaatttttcttcttgtaaaGAGCCGAAGAGTTTCGTCAgcatatctattttttttatctgcaACAATTTATCTTTAATACACTGATTAAAATTCAAGCAGGAGAACAAATTTAACATCAAGGTGTTTGAGCATCTTGAGTAAACATGACATTTGTTCAACATGGTCCTAGCAAACGTGTAGCCTTACCCTCTACTCGGAAGAGAAACGTTTTCCTTTTCTGCAAGGGAGGAAAGGTACGGCTACACAAAAGTCAAGAAGGCACACATGCTTTctgattgaaaagaacacacttaattccaattttttatATTCTCGAATTCAAAACCACGGCTATGTACTATACTTAATAACTGCGCTCAGGGATCACTCATTATTTAACGACggggtggggagggggtgggTCGAGGATtttagggggagggggaagggagagTAAGAAGAAACGTTTGTCAACTAACTTCCGGTTTATTTTCGATGTGCAGCAAAACCTGCCTTACTTTTAAAACAGCAACTATTATTAACCACAAAATCGCGAGGTAGGCTTACTatgattatatttgtttttaagaggagctaacgctcaaaatgtcagcttcagaaactctttacggtgcctaatttataaaacaaaatcatcttAAAGTAGTACCGTCTACTGTTAGGTTTTTTTACATCTGGaggcaaaaatcaaataaaatgttgCATCTCTAGTCTATTTTGAAAATGGATGTGTAAGATTCCAATCTTCAATGTGGAAAAAAGTCGAGTCGACGGAAGAAAAAACAGCAGGAGAAGGAATTCCAGGTTGCGCACGCCTAGTAGCGAAGAGAAAACAGCCTACTTAATAGCCAAGGAACTACCGGCCCAGGCTCAGCCGTTGGCATTCGCAGCAAATACCGATTTCTTGCGTATACGGATTCCATACCTCGGTGTAAATATCAATCCGTGGCCAATAACTAACGGTTTCATGGAACTCATATTCCCCAGtgaaatgaataaatgtaaaCTCCATAAACCGCTGAATGCATCGTCCCTCATTCGTGAGGCAGCTGTCACCTTCACATCTGACTTCTCTGATAAATCTGGGGAAAACTCCTTCTGGCAGGCTTGTGACAATAGTACGTTCCGTACATAAGCGAGTTAATCCGCTTTGACCCACACGCGATTTGTTATTCTGATAGAATTTGCTTGGAAGCTTGTCCCGAAGTCTTCTGGCATCTGTCTCGTTGACTGCCATGTAACGCGAGTTGAAGTCGCCAACCTGTCGAAGCCTGGCTTTCAGCTGGGTGTCATTGAGGCGGACACAAAGTCGGGCAAGGGGTCGCAATTTTCCTCTACTGCGATGATCAGGGATCTCGTCGACAATGACACTACATTCTTTGCCAGCAATTTTTGACTTCTGGGAAATTGGGCGAAGGCGGTTGTACACCTTAGGAGGAAATTGCGGTACGTTCCATCGGCGCCCTAAAGATGGCGGAATCTCAACGTACAGAAATATCAAAGTGGCGAGGAACTGC from Pocillopora verrucosa isolate sample1 chromosome 1, ASM3666991v2, whole genome shotgun sequence includes:
- the LOC131800217 gene encoding uncharacterized skeletal organic matrix protein 8-like — its product is MEIPVKPKIMSLVLLMIVVLATLPTSSGRTRILRQRRTRTSRKPLITSRPKIQEKDCTRIVDSVPKYRGRLLRSHQLCVRLNETQLMSKLRITGGGFNPRYMAINKTDSCRFQDLAVADELPVQPATSSEAPPDHRPRQIQQDPSDNDLSRILDEPEVGEEEGDRLRQKRMTSLSPGSTLRGCWGRGSTVDNTNLRRLCTECAATTRLPSKVFPPFINEVICDNSDHLCFRAIGRCVQRYVQFTFLRFTGDFERDDALSQLLGINVYMEEWEDYEQDIRSCCECRIFSIFGRK
- the LOC131800193 gene encoding uncharacterized protein, translating into MMSLGLKMQFLATLIFLYVEIPPSLGRRWNVPQFPPKVYNRLRPISQKSKIAGKECSVIVDEIPDHRSRGKLRPLARLCVRLNDTQLKARLRQVGDFNSRYMAVNETDARRLRDKLPSKFYQNNKSRVGQSGLTRLCTERTIVTSLPEGVFPRFIREVRCEGDSCLTNEGRCIQRFMEFTFIHFTGEYEFHETVSYWPRIDIYTEVWNPYTQEIGICCECQRLSLGR